In the Haemorhous mexicanus isolate bHaeMex1 chromosome 16, bHaeMex1.pri, whole genome shotgun sequence genome, agaagggggcagcagctgaggctgagctggggaatgcagtcccttgggcttggctgagctttgggtgctggggcagttgctcccagctctcctgcctcccagttcagctgcccgagtgcttcaggacaggcctttggcctctgggccctgcagcagcaggatggcgtttcacaaacttgtgttccgcacagaccgaaaaaatgtggagcctgactgaaagtcttgtggagctcctgtgggacgcagatggagagatagttagcatgacagtcatgcttctcagctttatcatcttggacaatgacatgctgatgcccagccccatcacactgcagctgcttgaggcactcctgccactctttgaccacGTAAGGCTCGCTGCCCCCAGTCACGGCCACTGGGTGCTTCCCTGGCACTGTGCCTTGTGGATTTGCAGGCCTGGGCCAAGCTGAGCCCCGTGCAGCCAATGCTAaggtcttcttttcttccttcaatacagaataatagccaggtgcagctgctctccatactGCTCTTCAGAACCTTGGTGactcttccactggaaaagaaaaaaaaggccctgaagacacccctgcgccagagcctgctgccactcttcttccactgccatgatgagaatcggcgtgtggcacaggtgaggactcgtgtgttgctgctgtccccctggcagggggctcggctgcctcctgccctggcgcctgctgggctgcagcctcctccaggccttggcacagggacgtGAGTCCTgcaccctgggctgtggggccatctctgcatctctgctgctctccaggcttctgaggaaacgctgctttgtgtggtcaagttcctgaagaggagggatcttgaaAGACTGGTGAAGAACCAGAAGCCGTGGAAGTTCAccaagtgcctggtaaggatggcctgcaagccccagcctcagcctggagaaggcccccggGGGTGGTGCTCTGAGTGTGGGGCTGgtagctgtgcccctgcccgctgctgcacccagaggctgtgcgggctcttctccaggctcctgtgggCCTGAGCCGGGCTCCgatgcagccctggcccagcggAGCTGgggggcgggccggcaccgcggctccccaggcagcagccggccctctgcccctccagagcccggcaccagcagctgctggccgcgcctcagggctgtgcaggcaggggaggccggggctgggcgcaggCAACGCCCGGCCATGGGGCTGAGCCCGCAccaacccttccctcctgccgctctctccagctggcagaccacgggagcagagcagccgagcacctgcgccgggccctgctctacctgcagagcccacaggagtccctgcaagtggtggccatcaggttcattggTGAGCCAcaagcccgggctccctcccggccctgccacagctcggccccagccccacctgctgccACGGCAGCGCCACCCGGGCCCGGCACCATCGAGCCCCGCCTGGCCctggcgctgctgccgccctctcgcagccgtgccctgggaTGGCAGCGTGCAGcaggggccgggctgagccctgccgggccagcaggccgtgtggccacagtgccggcagcgccgctggcagggagctgtgccgctggggctgtgacaggctctgtgttcccagggatggccgggcggcacctgagggggaagaaggaagagctccggCTCATCTGCAacggtgagtgagggcagcaggctggcagTGAAGGTGGACGGGgggagctgcaagccctgccccggctgcagagggctctgctccctttgcGGACGAGGGGCGgcatgggcagagcacacaaagATTTCAGGGCCACATGGGGGATTCGTGGCCAGGAGCTTCGGGCTGGTCCcattggtccctgctccctcctggccatggctagAGCCGGCTGgaatggccctggcaggggactcTCCTCGGGTTCTCTCAGGTTCGGgatctgaccgtggctctgttcctctctctttcagcccttgaacacctgacagaggacaccagcagtgccacgtcACACATGGCACTTCATACACTGAATGTCCTCCAGTCACTCCAGAGTGAGCGATCTTCcgtcttccagaggctgcaggatcagctccgcagggcatggaggacacggcctcgtctgtcggggcttggctggctgcactgctggagatctgcagagagctgagcccagaggctctgtctgctggggccacctaAGCCAGCGGGaatattctctttctttatgattgttcttttatttttgttttttctttagtatatgaatatagaatgtgttataatacacagactcccgggagctttcttttgcttcccagggtctgcagggcataggggaagaggggaaaaagggtgCTTGGGCTCAGCAAGCTGTCCCAGCATGCTGTgttgcagggaaaatggccagaagccccttggcctttggtagttctgctgaagcctttgtgctgccaacagagcgggtgggcaggggctggagctgcagagatccctgtgagagcggtgcctggagatggccacaagccctgtcccaggcaggaagcgccatctgtgtcctcctgcccgtgtgctgcttgctggattgctgagggctccgaggtgcctctggatggggctcctctgcagctgctgtggggctgcggcgctgctgccgggcaggttggctgggatgggggagaccctgaggggatTGGGCCATGAAGGGACGAGGGGCTGCAGAAgccctgacaggacacagcagtgggaaggcatgAGGGGGATGTGTGAGGGAGTGGGTGGCTGTAACGTTGGCTGGAGGGGGAGTGGGTTGAAGACAAAGACACTAACTCTCCCCAATGTTCATGTGGCAAACAGAGAGCATTTATTCTCAAGCCCTTCCTTCtaaagggcctttgaaaaacccagtctggataatttcattgctctgctctctatgccttgtcaggttctgcccagtgaaatgctgcagccttggcagagatgtGACTGGGCAAGGCCCCTGTCACTCAAACCAGGGGCTGGTGCATTCACACAGCACTAGCCAGCCTGCACTGGGAcacatggcagcagagtgcaaggcacagctccgggtgctccccaggaacctcagctctgggagcactgtctgccccaagctccaggggctgcagtgggagcccagctgggctctgcccaggggccatcctgcagggacagctggaaacagggagcattcccttgccacaaagagccaagccaggcctgcagggcagctgttccagcccGGACTGCActgttgtgtgctgtgctctggggctggggctccctgcacaggggactGGATGGTGTGCCAGAGTGTTGTCTTAGATAACACAAATTCTAGCGTCATCATAGAGCAAGGATTTCGTATTGTCAGAGCTTCACACCttcttgatgttcctcacaggcagtcCCTCTACACACTGACTGTTCCAGCTCCTTGCAGGAGTAATCTGACTCCTCTCACTCCTCTTCCCTTACTCTTATATATCACTAGTTCTTGTTGGTTGCAGGTGTGgcctgtcaagatcaggcccacctccaatcttcagcaactggtccagctgcaactcattgggggtcAAGATCACCCTGTacaccagaggagacagagcagcttcagcttcaGCCTTAATGAGGTGGGtgtgtgggctgggaagggtgaagaggctcaaggggattcagagagctcatcctgcaggaaggacaagggaaagggagtgggagctcagcagtgagcagagctgagggctggagagtggctctcaatgacaccaaaatcccatgggacctctgagacattgctgctcctcagccagtgacaggatgcaTCCCTaagcctggggctcagccttccTCGTGGGGAGGGGCACCAAGGAAGGCAACAGTGTGATACAGGCTGCAATGGGCTGGGAACTCAccgagggaaaagagggagcagtAGTAAGAGGCAGATGGGGAGAgaactgttcagagaagggctgagctacagcttgagcaagctgagaaatgtcattttggGGCATTCCagattgatttcatttcagaagttattgaacaaatttattttttggggggtgtcatCTTTTCCCATGGAGGTGTACACTCTGCAaacttgagctgtgctgccaaaatgctcaagcaagtctgtgctgccggtcacaccatttcttctttggctgattccagcccggtgctgagctccagcagagccctggcagagcccagagcagcctcagcacccgcagagcccggctgcaaggagagaaagcagaaaccgcccgtcagctgaaggctcctgtgcccttgtcccagccgcccacggtgcccaggccatgctggccgtgctcagagcggtgcccagagctgcccatcactgctgcttttggcagcagggcaggagggcaggacgtgtgcccagcctgcagccagccagggcacatccaccttctcagcagctgcccagagcaggaggctcctgtgctcgctgccatctcccagaagctctgatcccaccatgccaggcagacagggacccacctcacgccctcccctgctggaagaaaagctggtcccaaacgatgtcctcagccttctccaagggcacggcccatccacactgcagctggtcccaAGCACTTCCTGATCCAGACTGGACCCAACCTATAAGGCttcatctagaaaaacaaacaacaaattattgaaaatagattacagacaaaaaggggaaacaagaaaaaaggtaaaaaaatcttatctctgccagggccttgaggaaggcccaacccctgcatgcaaggaaaaacccacacacggggaagggaagcccaggctttctcccttcccccctgcactgccccccacAATAACgctgatcccaaagcaaacaagggcagtggagcagcccaagcccttccttgcctgcacagcaaagcagcctcagcacaggttctggagtcccacctctgctcccaccatggggtttgtttgtgtcgggctggctgccccagccccagcccggggcacggtgggggctgggggctgttggcagggccaggagcccactcccatttcgtacccagcccagcccatccccccagccctgccaaaaccagctgggcaggcgactgaaggatcagctgcatctgccccagcaaagggggaaccttTGGTTCCCGGCCAGGCTGTGCAATGCCCAAATGTGGGAGCATGCCCCTGCGTGTGGACTCATCTGTAAATTTgctgtggagcctggctttgaagaaggtGCCACAATCAAGgtccatcatcttcagctggccagtggccaggtccaggaagaggttgccatccttgatgtcatcctcgctgtctccagcagcagcagtcccacctggtacagcttctccaggggctccttctccttccctggggtgagaccaggctctcagattctgcccaaggccccagctgtcagggaaccaggacaagcaaaaccagctcggatggtggccaccagtgctgggcagagcagctcagctccagcacaagggctctgtgttcccatctgatgagccctgggcagtgacacgggcaggacaaaaaagtctggcttcctttgcttctgactgccaaggcatgtgtggagctgtaacttaccagggccctgcatcacagtgtgcctgtggctctctcccttcttctagtgcagatgaatatcctgcatccaaggatgacagagcagctcttctaatGAGGGTCTGTCCAAGTCCAGCATGGATAAACACCGCCTGATCAGATCTTGGCACTCTgggcagagaaaccacaaaccACCGGTCagttggagaaggctcctgttggctttgccccactattcccgtgcccaggccatgctggatgtgctcagagctgggcctaagctttcccatccattccctggtttggaggagagcaggagagcaggacatgtgccacctcctcagcagctgccagagcaggatgctcacaagcccgctgctgtctcccagcactggtattcccccgtgcccagagatgaggatccaccttgagagagcccttgtggcagCGAGAGTTGATGGTCCCAGCTGATGTTCTGGCCCCTCCTGAAAGGATGCTCCCCACagaccatctggtgcagcaggatgcccagggaccagatggtagCTGGCCTGCCATAGTACCAGCCAAAGTGGGTCCATTCCGGGGGGCTGTATGACCgtgttcctatggaatacagatggagttcatcagggggatgctgctgctcccagagcctggccccagcatccctgctccagtggcacagggggtgtgacgcactgccctctcaccagcacctgaGACTTGTGTACAGACTTGGGgttggaagagggcagtggaAGCCCTGGCAAGGCCCCACCATAACAAGGAAGGAaccactcagtgctgggggaaaaaccatgcctgcatcctccctgcctgcattgctccaaaaaacattatgaacccaaaacaaagcaggcGAGTGGAACAGTCCAAGCCCTTTCTCACCAGCACACCAAACTGGCTGGGGCCCTGGTTCCGACCCCCCCTCTCGGCTACCCCCACCCACGGGTGTTTTTGTTGGGCTGGCTGCCCTAGCCCCAGTCCTGGGAAGAgtggtgggcaaaggctgcctgcagggctggaagctggctccacacccagccctgctcaaaagcaacttggctgaagtctcagtgccatgaagggctgcagaagggagaatccccactgccacacccagcttgggctgtgagatgttgggccatgagatgctgggaccaggagcacaccctgtgtgggctcacctgcaaagtgagtgtaggctgtgtcctgcaggtaggtgccacagccaaagtcaatcaatttggcctgcccggtggccaggtcaaccaagatgttctctggtttgatgtccctgtgcaggaccccgcagctggtgcagtgccgcacggcctccagcGCCTGGCGGAACAGCTCCCGCGCCACCTCCTCGGGCAGGAAGCCCCGTGCCcgaatgaaatgctgcaggtcctgacaccgctccgggcgctccagcaccatcaagACATCGTTGGGGAGCtcaagccactccagcagctggaccacaccagggaagccagtggacaccttggccagcagcacgatctccaggggtgcgctggtgccgtcgggctgcgggaggagcacgaTGCCGTCAGTGGGGCTGATGCCGTGCCGGGGCTCAggaagccctcagccagcctgggatgctctgtgccctgcgctggccccacGCCCGCTCTCCCTCGAGGCGTCCTGGAGGCTTCCACCCTGTCGGGCCTCGGCTCATCCCCGCTCGGCATGGCCCGGCTgctcccgctggccccgctcactcaccagctcgccccagTGCCGGACGCGCTCCCGTGGCAcccttttgatggccacctgcaagccaagggAAGCAGCGGGCTGAGTTCGCCGCCCGccttgctcagccccatcctccgccctcctcctcctccgccccctcctcctcctcctcctcctgcgcccgccgctcaccggggcaccgtccgagagccgcgtggccgcgaagacgctgccgaagccgccgcgccccagcagcgagcccagccggtactgctccttcaggccctgctgcgccttccctgccggcgggacgcggctgtcagcgctcggcccggggccggcaacggcccccgagcgcccctcaAGCGCCCCAGGCcggccatccccaggcgttcgctccctgcagcgggacagcggcggctcggggccggcggccgcgctgccgagcggcggagctcgggccgggcaagcggcagcggaggcggcgggagcggccgcgccgcctgTGTCCTCCGCGGgccccgggaggggccggggccggggccggggccggggccggggccggggccggggccggggccggggccggggccggggccaggctcgggccaggcggagccaaagggaggcgatgccgcccctgtcccaggcactgatgcccgcccagcagcgccaccgCCAGTACGACCAGAGCCGGCCGGAGGCGAGACCGCGGCGGGACGCCCGGGGCCGGGgacggggcagccccgcccggggccgggggcgggccgggggcatgGCCCGACCGGGCATGgggagagaggctgggagaggaggggacctCGGGAAAGGGAGAccgggagagggagagacaagcgggactgcgggacaagcgggactgcgggagagggagaggacaagCAAGAGGGGCTCGGCAAAGtcgctgcttttgctgctgctttcgctgctgctttcgctgctgctgctgccgctgcaacTGAAGCGCCGGGGCCGTTTTTCCCCGTGTCCGTTTGTCCGTTGCCCACTGGCCCCCGCGCcgagccccgcgctccccgggggcagcccctgagcctgtccaAACACGGGAACTTGGCCGTGTTCAGCCAAGACCCAGAGTCtgcactcctgcacagcagcacaggaatcccctcggtccctgctgtgcattgtccctgctgagggtcaAACACTATCGGAGCACATTCCCTGAATGCTGAATTTGTATGTgacccaggcactgcacttacctctccagcattgctttccagaGAAATCCAGGGGAAGGCAAACTGGGTGTAGCTCATGGTATTTGACAGTGTCTACAACTTGCCAAGTCATTGAGCTTAGAAGTGAGATCCATTTG is a window encoding:
- the LOC132334595 gene encoding serine/threonine-protein kinase pim-1-like, coding for MSYTQFAFPWISLESNAGEVPSSPSLSPHARSGHAPGPPPAPGGAAPSPAPGVPPRSRLRPALVVAIKRVPRERVRHWGELEIVLLAKVSTGFPGVVQLLEWLELPNDVLMVLERPERCQDLQHFIRARGFLPEEVARELFRQALEAVRHCTSCGVLHRDIKPENILVDLATGQAKLIDFGCGTYLQDTAYTHFAGTRSYSPPEWTHFGWYYGRPATIWSLGILLHQMVCGEHPFRRGQNISWDHQLSLPQGLSQDEAL